The nucleotide sequence CAACATCCGTTTCATCATTACCAACAGAAATTCCGGAAAGATCATTGCCAACGTCAATAAGACTTACTTCAACGCTGCAGACGGAGTTGTCAATCTTGCAGACTTGAAGTACGAAAGTCATAAGCAGGACTGGGGATCGATGGGTTTCAATCAGACCATTGAAGGCCACAAGTTCACAGTCAACAGCAACACTTACGACAACGGCCTTGGCACACACGCATCTTCCGAAACTGTTTACAATATCGAAGGCAAATATTCCAGCTTCCGTACAAGCTACGCCTTGGACGACGAATCCATCTGTAGCGACGGCGTGTTCATTGAAATTTGGGGTGACGGAAATCTCCTCGCCCAGTCCCAGCCTTTCCAGAACGGAATCATCCAGACGATTACCGCCCGCGTAAAGGACGTTCAAAAACTGACTCTTAAATCTCGTCCTGTGGACGGCATCAACTGCAGCCACGTCGACTTTATTCAACCTGTACTTATCCCGTAGGCAATTATGTTACTTTCTGTAATCGTACCTCTTTATAACGAAGAAGAAATCGTCGCCACTACCTTCAAGGTCCTGGAAGAAGAATTGAAGGATGTGGAACACGAACTGATTTTCGTGAACGACGGATCCAAGGATAAGACTCGTGAAATTCTCGAAGGTCTCCTCCCCACCACTCCGCACAACAAGCTTGTGAACTTCAGCCGTAACTTCGGCCACCAGGCCGCATTCAGCGCAGGTCTGGACAAGGCTACCGGCGACGCCGTGGTGATTATCGACGGCGACCTGCAGGACCCGCCTAGCCTCATCCACGAAATGCTGGAAAAGTGGCGCGAAGGATACCAGGTTGTTTACGCCCAGCGTAACAAGCGTGCCGGCGAAACCATCTTCAAGCGCTTTACCGCATTCGCATTCTACCGCATTATCGGCAAACTCACCAGCATTGATATCCCCCCTGATACTGGTGACTACCGCCTTATGGACCGCTGTGTCGTAGACCAGTTGAAGAACTTGCCGGAACGTAGCCGTTTCCTCCGCGGCTTGGTTTGCTGGGTTGGTTTCAAGAAGATTGGCGTCAAGTACGATCGTGCAGAACGCACCGCAGGTACATCCAAGTACCCGCTGAAGAAAATGGTCCGTCTCGCCTTGGACGGCATTACCGGCTTTAGCTCCGCCCCGCTGAAGATTAGTTTCTACATGGGCATTTTCGCCACCTTGGTTGGCTTCGGCATTTTCGTATGGTCCATCCTCGAGAAGTTCCTTTCCCCCGCAACAACCGTTCCGGGCTGGGCCTCCCTCATGACTGCCATCGTCTTCTTCTCTGGCGTTCAGCTGATGACCATCGGCATTCTCGGTGAATATATCGGCCGCATTTACGACGAAGTAAAGCAGCGTCCTCTGTACATTGAAGACAAGAAACAGGATTAATCATGAAAAACAAACTATTTGTAATGAGTTCCGCTAGCGGCGCAGGTAAATCTACTTTACAGAAGGAAGTGCTTCCCGATTTTCCGGACATCAAGTATTCCATTTCCGCAACCACCCGCAAGCCCCGAGTCGGCGAAGTAGACGGAGTCCATTATTTTTTCAAGACTCGCGAAGAATTTGAAGAACTGATCAAGAACGACGGTTTGATTGAATGGAACGAAGTCCACGGTAACTATTATGGCACTCCCAAGAGTTTCGTGGAACAGACTCTCGCCGAGGGCAATCGCGTGTTGTTCGACCTGGACGTTTTCGGCAAGGTGAACTTCGACAAGGTTTATCCCGACGCAACCGGCATCTTGATTTTGCCGCCCAGCGACGAAGAACTGGAACGCCGTCTCCGCGGTCGTGGTACCGATTCCGAAGAAGTCATCCAGCTCCGTCTTACAAACGCCAAGAAGGAAGTGGAATTTGCCAAGACCAAGGGCAAGTACGAATACGTCATCGTCAACGATGACCTTCAGAAAGCTGCAGACGAACTCCGCGCTATTTTGAAGAAATAAAAAACAAGGGGTCAAGCCCCTTGTATCATTTAATCAATTTCGACCTTTATGTCGACGCCAGGAACCCAAGGTTTCGCACAGTTGACAACGGGATTTAGCACTCTGCGGACTGGATTCAGGTCCGCAGTTTTTATATACAGTTTCACCCAATGAACATTCTGGACCATGGAAATAAATGCATCCACAGGTCCAAGGACCATCAGGGACTTTTCTGCACGGAGCATTTGTTCCAAGCGGTTTACCGTATTGCGTAAAAGCTGTTCGTCGCGGCTTCCGCAACTGATTTCGACAAGCTTGCAGAACGGCGGGTAGAATGCGTCGCGCCGATCTCCAATTTCCTTCTGGGCGAATCCTTCAAAGTCGTGGGAAATGGCGAACTGCATAACAGGTTCCGAGGGCTTTAGCGTTTGTATGTACACCTGACCCGTGGAGTCTTCTGCACGACCCGCGCGACCTGCAGTCTGACTCAGCAACTGGAACATACGTTCCGTCGCTCTAAAGTCGGGAATTCCAAGCCCAGTGTCTGCGCCAACGACCCCAACCAGGTGCACACCTGGGAAATCATGGCCCTTGGCCACCATTTGCGTCCCGAGGAGTATGTTGTATTCACGGTTGCGGAAGGAGTCAAGAATCTTTTCGGTGGCGCCCACGTTCTGAGTTGTGTCACGGTCCATGCGGATGACTTTGGCACCAGGCACCCATTCCTGGATTTCTTCTTCCAGCATTTCAATAGCGCCACCGATAAACTCATAAGTCTCCGCACCGCAAGCGCTACAGGGAGAGTTCACCGGGTAAAGCGTGGCGCAGTAATGGCACATAAGGGAACCATACTGCTTGTGATACACCAGAGGAATATGGCAGTTCTTGCAGTAAAGCGTTTCACCGCATTCCGTACAAACTCGAATTTTCGAGTAGCCACGTCGATTCATCAAAACTATGGCCTGGTCGCCAGCGGCAACACACTCTGACAACGCCTCGCGAAGTTTCGGCGACAGCAAGATGCCTTTCTGCTGACGCACCTTTCCCATGTCCACAACGCTTACATCAGGCAATGGAGCCTGGGTCGCACGCTCTTTCAAGCGTAAAACCTTCAGGTGGCCCGCAGCCACGTTATTGTAGGTTTCAAGACTAGGAGTCGCACTTCCAAGAACCACAAGGGCGCCATGCTTATGTGCTAAATGGAACGCCAGTTCGCGGGTATGGTACCGCGGGGCGGGATCCTGTTGCTTAAAGGACGAATCATGTTCTTCATCCAGAATCACCAAGTCAAAATCAAAAGGTGCAAGAATAGCGCTTCGGGTACCCAGCACCACGCGGGCAGAGCCGTTCATAATAGCCACATAGCCATTACGCTTCTTGGGGGCGGAAAGCGCCGAATGCAGCACAACCACAGGCACCTGTAAGAAGGATTCAAAACGTTCCGCCGTCTGGGGAGTAAGCCCAATTTCAGGAACAAGAATCAAAACCTTCTTGCCCTGTTTCAAGGCCTCGTAGGCCAGTTCCTGATAAACTCTGGTTTTTCCAGAACCCGTGACACCATGAAGCAAAGTTCCGCGAAAACCTGTTCCATCCAAATCTGCAACCAAGGATTGCAGAGCGTTACTTTGTTCCAAAGTCAAGGGAGGCAGGTCCGGTTTCGGCAACATTTTCAGAGCGGAATTTTCCGAGCCGTTTTTCTCGGCAGCATCACCAGAGCCTTCTTCCGTCGAACTCTTTTCAAATGCCAGCGCTTCCAGGAACTTCTCAAAATCCGCAGGCCAGAAAACAAACAGGGCCTTCATGGGCGTGGAGATATAGTACCTCGCCACCCATTCCAGATTTTCCATATAACGTTCGCTGAACTTGAATCCCGACTGATGGGGGCAAGCCAGGCGAACATCAAAATTCGGGCGATCCTGGTGAACCTTGGAAACAACAGCCAAGGCAGGCTTCTTTCGGGTGGCAAACTGAACCCACACCAAATCTCCCCTCTGCAACGAAACACCCTGTGGAACCCCGTAGGTATAAACCGCAGGAGCCAAGGGAATGTACACCTCGCAAAAACAGGTCAACTGAGATGATTTGACCTTGAGATGAACTTCCTCGGGAGGGATAATTTTGGGGATTCGCTTTGCCACGGAGTCAAAGATAGTTAAACCCATCAAAAACCCCTCTTTTTTAGGGAAATTTTTTTTCAAAAAACTTTTTTTATTTAGATTATAACTATAAATCCGGTATACGGATTTACCTACCTATTGGAGATATTATGAGCTTATTTGATTTTATGAAGGCAAACTGGAAAAAATCCGACCCCGCTGTACGTGCAGCTGCCGTAGAAACGGAAGTCGAAGATCAGGACATTATTGAAAGCCTGGCCAGTTCCGACCCTGATGTTAAGGTACGTACCGCTGCAGTCAAGAAGTTGACCGTCGTCGAAACACTTCAGAAGATTTCCAAGTCTGACAGTGACGACAACATCCGTCGCCTCGCTGCAAACCGTTACCTGGACGAAGTGGTTAAGATCCTTAAGAATGCAACCAATCCTTCCGAAAAGGAATTGGCATTGGCTGTCGAGCTCAAAGATTCCCATTATGCAGAAGATCTTTTGAAGTCCTCCATCACCAGCGAAATCGTTCGCGCCGAGTTGGTGAAGCTTTGCAACAAGTCCAGCATCCTCGCCGCTGTCGCATCCAACGATGCCAGCGAAAAGATCGCTTTGGCCGCAGCTGAAAAGGTGACCTCCGAATCCCTCATGCAGGATTTGACCAAGAAGTCCAAGCACAACTCTGTCCGCAAGTTGATCGCCGACAAGATCCGCGCCAAGAAGGAAGCAGAAGACGGTGGCAAGAAGGCCGCAGCACTTCTCCAGAGCAAGCGCGAAGCTTTGATCGGTCAGGCACATAGCCTCGCCGCAAGCAAGGACCCGCTGAGCGTCAAGGCTCAGTTCGACGACTTGATGAAGGACGCCGCCGCAATCGGCATGGGCGAATTCCAGCCCACCCTCAACGAAGTTTACGCCAGCTTCAACAAGTTCTGCGACGAACTCAATGCAGAAAAGTTGGCCGCAGCCAAGGCCGAAGCTGAAAAGCAGGCAAAGATTCAGAGCCTCGCTTCTGAACTCGAAGAATTGGAACAGATCATTGCGGAAGGCAAGCTTGCCGACAGCGCTGACCGCGTCTCCGCCATCATGAGCGACTGGACCGAAGGCAAGTCCATCATGGAAGCAAGCCTCATCAAGCGTTTCAACAACGCCTACTTCAAGGTCCAGGAATCCAAGAAGGTTGTTGAAGTTGCAGAAACGTCCGCAGAAACTGCTGCAGACGAATCCGCCCGTCCGGAATTGCTGGAACGTCTCCAGGCTCTTTCCGAAACCGACGTGAACGAATCTACCGGCAAACACTTGCACGCCATCGTCCGCGAATGGGAAAAGCTTCCGCTTCTCGAAGGCGAAGACCCCACCCTCCAGTCTTACAACGCACTTCGCAACAAGCTATCCGAAAAGATTTCCGCTTTCAATGAAAGCGCACAGAAGATTGTTGAAGAAAATTCCGCAAAGCTCAAGGCCATCATCGAAAAGGTTAAGGCCTTGGACGAAAACGAAAACTTCACCGAAATCAACAAGAAGGTTCGTGACTTCTACAACCAGTGGAAGGAAATCGTCGGCGAGCAGAAGTTCAAGTACCACGACCTGTGGCAGGAATACAAGGCAGCAACCGCCCGCTTCCAGGAAATGCAGCAGTGGGAAAACTGGCACAACGAAAAGGACCGCGACGACCTTCTCACCGAAATGGACGCTCTCACCAACGAAGCTCCCAGCCAGGCTGTTCTCTCCAAGCTCCGTGAACTTTCCAACCGCTGGAAGGAAATCGGCCGCGTGTCTGCCGACAAGTACCAGGCTATGCAGGAACGTTTCCAGGCTAACTACGAAAAGATCAAGACCAATTGCGCATCCTTCATTGAAGAAATGAATGCAGAACGTCTCAAGAACTTGGCCGACAAGGAAGCCCTCTGCCAGAAGATTGAAGAACTTGTTGCCAACGCAGAAATTTTCTGGAAGGACAAGTTCAAGACCATGCAGGAACTCCAGGAATCCTGGAAGAACATCGGAATGGTGCCGAAGGAAAATGTTGCAGCCCTCACCGAACGTTTCAAGGCCGCAGTCAATTCCTTCTACGCACAGCATAAGGAAAATGTCAAGCAGGAAGACGAGTCCCGCGAAGCCAACTACGAAAAGAAGGTGGCTCTCTGCGAAGAAGCCGAAGCACTTATCGAATCCACCGACTGGAATGCTACTTCCAACAAGCTGAAGCAGCTTCAGGATGCATGGAAGGCCTCCGGCCCGGTACCTAAGAGCAAGTCCGACGAAATTTGGACCCGCTTCCGCACCGCTTGCGATAGCTTCTTTGAAAAGAAGCGCACCCACTTCGAAGAAATGGATGCAAGCAAGCAGAAGAATCTCGACGCCAAGAACGCCATCTGTGAAAAGATGGAAGCAGGCGAAGCAACTCTTACTTTGGACGAATTGAAGGCTGCAGAAGCAGAATTCAAGGCACAGGGCATGGTTCCCAAGGAAGCTATCGAAAAGATCAGCGACCGCTTCAATGCAATCCACAACAAGATCCTCACCCGCCTCGCCCAGGCAGACGCAACCCTCTCCGCAGCCCTCGACGAAGTCAAAGCCAAGAAGCAGGAAATGATCGAAAAGGTCCGTCAGTTCTGTGAAAGCGCTGGTTCCAACCAGTTGGCCGACGCCGTTCGCGAAACCCAGAAGGAATGGCGCGAAATCGGTTCCTGCGGTGCTGAAGATCAGAGCCTCTACAAGACCTTCCGCGAAGTCTGTGACGATTTCTTCACTCGTCGTCGCGACCAGCTGGACATTCAGGAACAGGCTCGTCAGAACAACCTTCAGAAGAAGTTGTTGCTCTGCGAACAGGCAGAAGACTTGCTCACCGACTTGAGCGAAGCTACTGTTGGCGCATCTATGAACAAGGTCAAGCACCTCCGCCGCCTCTGGAAGGAAGTGGGAGCAGTTCCTCGCGAACATTCCGAAAAGACCTGGAACCGATTCAACACCGCCTGCGACAAGGTTTTCGCATTCGGCCGCAAGGACGAACCGAAGGCTGACGAATCCGCTCCCGCAGCAGATGCAAGCGCAGAAGCTCCCGCTGAAAACGCTTAATCGCTAAACGCGAAACAATTTAAGGATGGTCCATCGGGCCATCCTTTTTTGTTCTTGCTTTTTCAAAGCAAATTTCTAAATTGCAGTCCATGAAATTTCCTCCTTGGACATCTGTTGACGAAGCAGCCAAATTGCTGGCTGAAGGCCAAGTTGTCGGCATTCCTACCGAAACTGTTTACGGTCTCGCAGGCAACGCCTATGAGCCCAAGGCTTTGGCACAGATCTTCGCCATCAAGGAACGTCCCACCTTCGACCCGCTAATCGTCCATATCTGCGACGTGGCACAGTTGAAGGACGTGGCCAAGGACATTCCCGAAGCAGCCTACAAGTTGGCAGAAGCCTACTGGCCCGGCCCTATGACGCTGATCCTTCCCAAGAAGGATTGCATTCCGGACCTTTGCACCAGCGCATTGCCTTCTGTTGCCGTACGTTTCCCGTCTCACCCTGTGGCACAGGAAATCATCCGTAAGGCAGGCGTGCCTCTGGCTGCCCCTAGCGCAAACCTATTCAAGCACGTAAGCCCCACAACGGCTCAGCACGTGGCAGACCAGCTGGCCGACCGCGGTATCGCAGGCATTGTGGACGGCGGCCCCTGCGAAGTGGGTGTGGAAAGTTCAATCATTTCTCTCGTCGGCGAAACACCTACGGTGCTACGCCCGGGTGCCATCACCCCGGAGATGGTAGAGAAAGTTCTCGGCAAGGTGGCCATCAAGGAATCTACGTCCAAGCCGGGCCAGCCCATGGCAGCCCCGGGTCAGTGCGACACCCATTACCGCCCGCAAGTTCCGCTGTTCTACGGCGAAGTGCCTGCAGGTACAAAACTGCCAGAACACACCGTGCGCATCGCTTTCGGCAAGCAGGCAGGCGTTATTCCTGCCACCCTGAATCTGTCCGAATCTGGCGACATGCTGGAAGCAACCGCGAAGCTGTACGCCTTCATGCACGACCTGGATTTGCCCGAATACGATTTGATCCTCGTGGACCCCATTCCCAATGTGGGCGTAGGCATGGCACTGAACGACCGCCTCAAACGCGCTAGCATCAAGGTCCTTCCCGGCGCATAAAATCCCGAGGCATAAACTTTTTAACGCGTAAACTTTTATGCGCATAAACTTTTTTGCGCATAAAATTTTAGCCGTCCTCTTCAGGGCGGCTTTTTCATTGAAATTATATTCCGAACTTTTCAAAGTTCTCGTAGGTATATTCACGGGTGTACGCATTGAAATGCCACCACTCGCTATTCAGCGGTACCCAACCCGCCTTCTTCATAATAGCACGAAGCTTGTTACGGTTATCAATCTGTTCCTGCGTAAGGCGGCCACTCTTCAAAGCATCAGCCTCCCCCACCAAGCCCGCGCAACGCTCAAAGGAGTCAAAGTCCGTTCCCATGTCCAGCAGGTTTCCTTCAGCATCTGTAATGCTCAAGTCAAGAGCCAAGCCAAAGTTATGCAAGCCACCTTTCACCGGCGAAGAAACGTAATGGGAATAGGGCGTTCCCGCCACCATCCTCTTTAACGCAGCCTGGGCATAGATGGGTCGAGCAGCGTCAAAGATCACCAACTTGGAGCCAGGCATATCCTTCTCCATAATGGCGATGGTCCTTTTTAGCTTTACATAGGCATCCTTACGGACGAAGGCACGTTGTACACCGCAATACAAATCATGACCGGTAACGTTATTGAAGGTACCGTAACGCAGGTCCATCTGCAGGCCCTTCAAACGTGTAATCTCCACAAGGCTGGTGTCCGCCTCGGCGTAGGCAATCCATTGTTTTACCGATGAACAATAACGTAACGGCTTTTCAGGTTTCGCCGGTTCGAACTTCACGTCGGTGGCATAGGTCGGGTCCGCAAAGGACATTACACTCAAGATTCCAAGAGCGACAACAGTCCTAGCCATCATTTCGAAAAGCATTTTCATATCCGGAGCCGAGCCCCACAAACCTTAGGAGGATTACGTTCCCAAATCTACTTCTACACCGAACTGGAAGAACAAGCCCATGCCCTTAGCCATGAAAGGAACCAGTTCGTATCCATTCGAAAACTTGTTGTCCCTATCGCGAGTAACCCAGGAACGTTCGCGGGCATTTTCTCCACCCAGGAAGCGCAAGGCGCCCACATCGAGATTTGCAAAGAGGTTATCCACTTCAAGATAGAAACGTGCGCTGTTAAACCAGAACTTCTTCTTTGCAATATCCAAATTGACACGCAAATCCGTGCGGAACATATCAGTGAACTTATTCAAGTCCTTCAGCTCACGGGTACCAACATTACCATCCTTGGACGGAGTAATTGCATAGTAGTACAGCGGACGATGCAGGGCTGCATGGTGAGTCAAGATCACAGAGATGATAGAGTCCTTGCGCGGATAGTAACGGAAATGGGAAACGATGTCCAAACGGGAGTTAGCTTCCCAAGGCAGGGAACCATCACCTTCCAATTCATATTCGCCATAGACTGAGCTAATGTTCGTCGCCATGGAGAAATGGTGAGAGGTCTTATATTCCACAGAGCCGCTAGCGCCAAGAACCCAGGCATAGTCAATGGGTGTTACGTCGTTGTATTGAGCATAGGCCTTCGGCAAGGGCAGCAAGGGATTGTGGTAGTAGCGGCCAAAAGCGGAAGCCTGAGCAACAAGATACTTGGAATTATAGCCACCGCCAATCTTTGCAGAAGTACCAGATTCCAAACGGCCAACCAGGTCACCATTGTCGTAATAAGGTTTCCAGTCACCGCGGAAAGCTGCGTTGGCAAACATGCGCCAGTAAGCAGTATCGGTCTTTGAAAGATTCTGCTGGAAATCAAAGGAAGCAGTAGGCAAAGCGTCGTGACCAGTCCAGTCCGCCACAGCACCCACAGACAAAATCTTCTGGGAGAAATCATCCTTCCAATTCAAGCGGGCTACGCCGGAAATAACGCCCGTCATGTAATCATCGGACTGGATGGTTCCAAAATCAGGATAGCTTCGATCCAAAATCTGATGTTCATAAAGCAAAGCACCACTGAGGTCAGAGCCAAGGAACGTACCAAAACCCTTGTCGGCACCCACAGTAATTGTGCTATGAGTGTATTCATAACTATCAATAAATGTTCTGGTAATGTCTTCAAGCTTAGAAGGGTCAGAAGCCGGGCGGAAACCAATGGTATCGCGCAAGGTATCGCCAAGATGTTCCTGGACAAAACCGGCATGGAAGCTTGTACCAAAACGGGATTCATATTCCGCACCAATAACCAAGTAGGACTGGACGCCTTCAATAATGTCAATAGCCTTAGGATCGACCGCAAAGGAGTGAGTCGTATCCTGATGGATGCTGTAGTCATCCGAGCTGTACAGGGCTCTCAACGCCCAAGTGTTACCATTGCTATCGGAGCCGTTCAACTGAGTGTAGAAATCCATCGCATTAAGATCGAAGGGATCGGAATTCTTTACCTTGCAATCCTTGCACTCGTCAGTACGCTTGCGGAATTCAGAGAAAAACTTTTCGCCAAGATTCTGCAACATGTCGCCATCCAGCATACGGAAGGCAAAACGGAAGCTGTCCCAGAAAAGCCACGGAGCATCGACAACAACTTCACGCATGGTAATACCAGCAGAGAGCTTAGCGCCCCAGTCGCCCTTGGTCTGTTCAGGAATGTACTGCACAGAAGTTGCCAAGCCCTGGCCAATGGGGCCCTCGCCATAGTTATCATGAACTTCAATACCACTCAAGGTATGAGGATTCACCACAGACAAGTTGCCCGGGAAGCCAACATCCAAATGACGCATGTTGGGAATACGCAAACGGCCCAGATGGTAGGCCACGTCGCTGGCGCGGGAACCGTCATAATACAAAGCGTTGCTAAAATCCTTCTGGCCGGAAATACCCGGCATCTGGCTCAAATGTTCCGTAAGATCGAAGCGCATGCCTGCAGCGTCTTCCAACTTGTCCAGGTTAACCTTACGTTCCACATTCCACTGAACCTTTTCTTCACCGCCACCGATAATGGTGCTTGCACCAAGGTTACGAACATTGGTAGAAAGAGTGACCACCATGTCCGTCAAATCGGCAAAGTCCTGCAGTTCCACAAGTACACTATCAAAGCCATCCTTCTTGAAAATCAAGGAGGCGTTCTTGGAATCTACGGTGTATTCGAAACGACCATCGGAATTGGTCTCACCCACCTTTTTCCCAGACTGGTAGGCGATCATCACATCCTTGATAGGAAGGTCTGATTCCGCTTCCAAAACAACACCAATAATAAGAGTCTTGGTCGCAGCAAAAGTATAGCTTACCGCAAGAACAATCAGCAACAAAAGAGAACGGACTTTCATAATAAACAAATTAGAATAAATTTTTTATCTTGATGACTATGTTAGATGTATTCTTGGTACAAATGGATTGCGGAAACTTTGACAAGGTGCGAAAGCTCCTGGCCAAGGTTAATCTACAAAAAAACGGTCTCATAATCCTACCAGAGATGTTCTCCACCGGATACATCCCTAAGAATCCCGCGGAATTCGCCGAAGACTTCAGCAACGCAGACGCAAGCGCCACCGCACGCTTTTTAAGCGAGCTGGCAAATGAAACAGGCTGCGCAGTAATGGGAGCGGGCATCGGCCGCAATGCCAGTGGAAAACTGACAAACCACAGCAGCGTTTACCTTCCAGGCAACGTCAGCGAATACACAGGCTACAACAAGGTTCATCCCTTCTTTCCCGAATTTGACGAATTCGAATCCGGCGCAGATGTTAGTTTGTTTGAAATTAACGAATGGAACGTTTCCAGCGTCATTTGCTACGATTTACGCTTTCCGGAATTGTTTCGAAGCGCAGTCAAGAAAGGCGCCCAGCTGATCACTGTTCAAGCCGCCTGGCCCAAGGTCAGAATTGAACATTGGGAAACTTTGCTGAAGGCCCGCGCCATCGAAAATCAAGTCTACATTGCAGCAGTCAATGCGGTTTCCGCAGGCGAAAATAGCAACGTCGACGAAAAGAATCGACTGGGCGGAACCTCCATGATTATCACCCCACAAGGCGAAGTGATTTCCCGCGGAAGTTGCAATTGTGAAGAGGTTGTTCATAACTCGTTGGACATCTCGTCATTAATTAGTTACCGAAAGGCTTTTCCCGTCCTGAATGGAATAGTCTAAAACGGAATGATTTAAATCACACTAATTTATCCGTAATTCAAACGCGTTAAAACGTTGATATTCAACGTTTTGTTAGAAAACAGTGTGATGTAGATTTCTTTGGAATTTTACGTCCTCATTTTTGACATTGAAATGTCAAAAAAAATATGTAAGTTTGATAGTGTAATTTAAGGCTAACCACAGACGTGCGAGGTTCACCATGTCCCCCAATAGAATCCAGTATGCAAAGGCATTGATCAAGGCCGGCGTTACCCGCGAATTGGTCTTGCGCATCACTGCCATTTCTAGCTACCAGTACGTTCAGATTCAGCGCGAACTTGCCGCCTAGTAGGCTCACGTTGAAGCTTATCCTAGTCATTCCTCCACAGCCTGCCACTCAAAATGAAGAGAGGCAGGCTGTGCTTTTTTCCTGCTTTCGCGATGGCAGCTTGCTGCTGGAAGGCAAGGACGGAAAGAAGCCCGCACGTTTCTTCTTGACACCCCAGGACCAATTTCCCTGGGCTGACTTTATCCAGAAAATGATGGTGGCATGGCAGCTGGGAGATTACTCCGAATTGCCCCGTGAATTTCATCCGCAAAAAAGAATCCCACCCTTCGTCACCGACGAACTCTTGAACGAAACTCTTCCAAACCAAATGAAGGTTCTCGCCACTTTGAGACAGCAGGGATATTTTCCGCCCCTTCAGGCTAGAAAAGAAAAATGAACTCCGAAGAGTTCATTTTTCTTTTCAATTATGAATTATGAAGTATGAGACGAATAATCGCGCCTCCAGCGCCATATCAAATCTCGTAATTCATAATTGTTAATACTCTACCGCATTTCATGCGTTAGAGTATTAACATTCCATCGCCGTAGCTAAACAGCTTCAGCCTGTTTTCCACAGCCATCTTGTAGGCAGCGAGAGTATTTTCGCGGCCATAGAACGCAGATACCAAAAGGATCAGGGAGCTCTTGGGCCAATGGAAATTGGTGAGGAGTCCATCGATTACCTTATAGCGGTAACCCGGATAGAAGAAGGCGTGGGTCACACCAGTCTGGGCCTTCACGGTACCGTCATCGGCGGCGATAGTTTCCACCACGCGGGTGCTGGTGGTACCTACGGTAACGATGCGACCGCCGGCGGCCTTCGCCTTATTGATGATGTCGGCGTTTTCCTGAGTCATCTCGTAGTGTTCACCATGCATCTTATGCTGCGTGAAGTCTTCTACGGAAATATTCTGGAAGGTACCAGGACCTACGTGAAGAGTAACTTCGGCAACATGCACGCCTTTAGCCTTCAACGCGTCCAGCATTTCTTCGCTGAAATGCAGGCTGGCGGTAGGAGCGGCCACGGCACCAGAATACTTTGCGAAAATCGTCTGGTAGGCCTTTTTGTCTTCTTCATCGTCGGGACGGTCAATGTAGGGCGGAAGCGGAACATGGCCCTGAGCATTCATCACGGCTTCCAGTTCCACCGGAGTCACCGCAAAACGCAGCACGCGGGAACCGTCTTCGTTCACAGATTCCACCGTAGTCTTGACGCCGGCGATAATCAGTTCGCGTCCCACCTTGAAAGCCTTACCGGGGCGAACCTGCGCCTCGTAGCGGGCGGAGCCATCTTCCGCAGGAATCATCGCCTGCACCAGCAATGTTTCCACCTGGCCGCCATGCAGAGTTTCACCGTACAAGCGTGCAGGAATCACCTTGGTATTATTCACCACCAGGCAGTCCCC is from Fibrobacter sp. and encodes:
- a CDS encoding DUF349 domain-containing protein, whose protein sequence is MSLFDFMKANWKKSDPAVRAAAVETEVEDQDIIESLASSDPDVKVRTAAVKKLTVVETLQKISKSDSDDNIRRLAANRYLDEVVKILKNATNPSEKELALAVELKDSHYAEDLLKSSITSEIVRAELVKLCNKSSILAAVASNDASEKIALAAAEKVTSESLMQDLTKKSKHNSVRKLIADKIRAKKEAEDGGKKAAALLQSKREALIGQAHSLAASKDPLSVKAQFDDLMKDAAAIGMGEFQPTLNEVYASFNKFCDELNAEKLAAAKAEAEKQAKIQSLASELEELEQIIAEGKLADSADRVSAIMSDWTEGKSIMEASLIKRFNNAYFKVQESKKVVEVAETSAETAADESARPELLERLQALSETDVNESTGKHLHAIVREWEKLPLLEGEDPTLQSYNALRNKLSEKISAFNESAQKIVEENSAKLKAIIEKVKALDENENFTEINKKVRDFYNQWKEIVGEQKFKYHDLWQEYKAATARFQEMQQWENWHNEKDRDDLLTEMDALTNEAPSQAVLSKLRELSNRWKEIGRVSADKYQAMQERFQANYEKIKTNCASFIEEMNAERLKNLADKEALCQKIEELVANAEIFWKDKFKTMQELQESWKNIGMVPKENVAALTERFKAAVNSFYAQHKENVKQEDESREANYEKKVALCEEAEALIESTDWNATSNKLKQLQDAWKASGPVPKSKSDEIWTRFRTACDSFFEKKRTHFEEMDASKQKNLDAKNAICEKMEAGEATLTLDELKAAEAEFKAQGMVPKEAIEKISDRFNAIHNKILTRLAQADATLSAALDEVKAKKQEMIEKVRQFCESAGSNQLADAVRETQKEWREIGSCGAEDQSLYKTFREVCDDFFTRRRDQLDIQEQARQNNLQKKLLLCEQAEDLLTDLSEATVGASMNKVKHLRRLWKEVGAVPREHSEKTWNRFNTACDKVFAFGRKDEPKADESAPAADASAEAPAENA
- a CDS encoding threonylcarbamoyl-AMP synthase; the protein is MKFPPWTSVDEAAKLLAEGQVVGIPTETVYGLAGNAYEPKALAQIFAIKERPTFDPLIVHICDVAQLKDVAKDIPEAAYKLAEAYWPGPMTLILPKKDCIPDLCTSALPSVAVRFPSHPVAQEIIRKAGVPLAAPSANLFKHVSPTTAQHVADQLADRGIAGIVDGGPCEVGVESSIISLVGETPTVLRPGAITPEMVEKVLGKVAIKESTSKPGQPMAAPGQCDTHYRPQVPLFYGEVPAGTKLPEHTVRIAFGKQAGVIPATLNLSESGDMLEATAKLYAFMHDLDLPEYDLILVDPIPNVGVGMALNDRLKRASIKVLPGA
- a CDS encoding peptidase M15, translating into MKMLFEMMARTVVALGILSVMSFADPTYATDVKFEPAKPEKPLRYCSSVKQWIAYAEADTSLVEITRLKGLQMDLRYGTFNNVTGHDLYCGVQRAFVRKDAYVKLKRTIAIMEKDMPGSKLVIFDAARPIYAQAALKRMVAGTPYSHYVSSPVKGGLHNFGLALDLSITDAEGNLLDMGTDFDSFERCAGLVGEADALKSGRLTQEQIDNRNKLRAIMKKAGWVPLNSEWWHFNAYTREYTYENFEKFGI
- a CDS encoding nitrilase — translated: MTMLDVFLVQMDCGNFDKVRKLLAKVNLQKNGLIILPEMFSTGYIPKNPAEFAEDFSNADASATARFLSELANETGCAVMGAGIGRNASGKLTNHSSVYLPGNVSEYTGYNKVHPFFPEFDEFESGADVSLFEINEWNVSSVICYDLRFPELFRSAVKKGAQLITVQAAWPKVRIEHWETLLKARAIENQVYIAAVNAVSAGENSNVDEKNRLGGTSMIITPQGEVISRGSCNCEEVVHNSLDISSLISYRKAFPVLNGIV